Proteins from a genomic interval of Sphingomonas sp. Y38-1Y:
- a CDS encoding cupin-like domain-containing protein has translation MLVEDPPLSHTRVAERSAVEAATFLAEVAEAGMPVVLRGQVRDWPAIAAGMEGDRSMASYLAGFGTGQPLDVMIAAPQEEGRFFYNDDLTGFNFHRQPVALHQLLHELVRFSEENVAAPHALYAGSAAAPAHLPGWQSENPLNLPTSGAPARLWIGNATRIATHYDESDNLACAVYGRRRFTLFPPDQIGNLYVGPLDQTIAGPPSSLVDPDAPDLARFPRFAEAARHAQIADLEPGDALFIPALWWHHVRAFDRLNVLVNYWWGQPDAGSPFPALIHAMMSVRDLPPAAKAAWRVWFDHYVFADDAAAVAAHLPASAHGVLASANPARTERIRGFLLRMLGNAAPR, from the coding sequence ATGCTTGTTGAAGATCCGCCATTGTCCCACACCCGGGTCGCAGAACGATCTGCGGTCGAGGCCGCAACTTTCCTGGCCGAAGTGGCGGAGGCCGGGATGCCTGTCGTGCTGCGCGGGCAGGTGCGTGATTGGCCGGCGATTGCGGCCGGCATGGAAGGCGACCGATCCATGGCAAGCTACCTTGCCGGCTTTGGTACGGGCCAGCCTCTCGATGTAATGATCGCGGCGCCCCAAGAAGAGGGTCGATTTTTCTACAATGATGATTTGACCGGCTTCAACTTCCATCGTCAGCCGGTTGCGCTGCACCAGCTATTGCACGAGCTAGTCCGATTTTCGGAAGAAAACGTAGCGGCACCCCATGCGCTTTACGCTGGGTCTGCAGCCGCGCCGGCACACTTGCCTGGATGGCAGAGTGAAAACCCCCTCAATCTGCCGACGAGTGGGGCGCCAGCGCGGCTATGGATTGGCAACGCGACGAGGATCGCAACGCACTACGACGAGTCGGATAATCTGGCCTGCGCGGTCTATGGCCGCCGCCGATTTACCCTGTTCCCGCCTGATCAAATCGGCAATCTCTATGTCGGCCCGCTTGATCAAACGATCGCCGGTCCGCCCTCTAGCCTAGTCGATCCGGATGCTCCCGATCTTGCTCGCTTTCCCCGTTTCGCTGAGGCTGCCCGGCACGCACAAATCGCCGATCTTGAGCCGGGTGATGCACTTTTCATTCCTGCGCTCTGGTGGCACCACGTCCGCGCCTTCGATCGGTTGAACGTCTTGGTGAACTATTGGTGGGGACAACCCGACGCAGGTTCGCCGTTTCCCGCGCTTATACATGCGATGATGAGTGTTCGAGACCTCCCCCCGGCAGCTAAAGCCGCGTGGCGCGTTTGGTTCGACCACTACGTCTTTGCCGACGATGCAGCGGCGGTCGCAGCGCATTTGCCGGCGAGCGCGCACGGGGTTTTGGCGTCCGCCAACCCTGCACGAACCGAGCGGATTCGAGGCTTCCTTCTACGCATGCTGGGCAATGCAGCGCCGCGCTAA
- a CDS encoding PRC-barrel domain-containing protein, with translation MRSILFTTAALVLTIAATPASAQLLGGGGGGLGGSVGGSLGGTLRSPGTMTESTLRRTGSTDVRTDRQVDRRSGRVRANGNASREGGMLLNGRSPIGGGSVDARGSGSAAGGVDADLIGTDAVRSAAAGTAREARGLAARGRDTVAGARKAVGEPTGNAASDAMVSTTGSAGAGNGTLALAGSAAAAGAGSFDVQPGMTVVDTKGRVLGTVRDLRSEADGRVREVLVRVGDRVATLPAANFSGEGSVLVSAMKRGDVKREATD, from the coding sequence ATGCGTTCCATCCTGTTCACGACCGCTGCGCTGGTGCTGACGATTGCGGCCACGCCTGCTTCTGCGCAGTTGCTCGGCGGCGGCGGCGGCGGTCTTGGCGGGAGCGTTGGCGGTTCGCTCGGCGGCACGCTCCGCTCGCCGGGTACGATGACCGAAAGCACCCTTCGCCGCACCGGCAGCACCGACGTTCGCACCGATCGCCAGGTCGACCGCCGCAGCGGCCGGGTCCGCGCCAATGGCAACGCCTCACGTGAGGGCGGCATGCTCCTCAACGGCCGCTCGCCGATTGGCGGGGGCAGCGTCGACGCGCGCGGGTCCGGCAGCGCCGCGGGCGGCGTCGATGCCGACCTGATCGGCACCGACGCCGTTCGCTCGGCCGCGGCAGGCACTGCCCGCGAAGCACGCGGCCTTGCGGCTCGCGGGCGGGACACGGTGGCCGGCGCTCGAAAAGCGGTGGGCGAGCCGACCGGCAATGCTGCAAGCGACGCTATGGTATCCACCACGGGCAGCGCTGGCGCTGGCAACGGCACTTTGGCGCTTGCGGGCAGTGCGGCGGCAGCGGGCGCGGGCAGCTTCGACGTGCAGCCGGGCATGACCGTCGTTGACACCAAGGGGCGCGTGCTCGGCACCGTACGCGATCTGCGTAGCGAAGCTGACGGCCGCGTCCGTGAGGTTCTGGTCAGGGTAGGAGATCGCGTCGCGACGCTGCCGGCAGCGAACTTCTCCGGCGAAGGCAGCGTCCTCGTCTCGGCCATGAAGCGCGGCGACGTGAAGCGCGAGGCGACCGACTGA